A region of the Leptospira noumeaensis genome:
CGAATAGAGGTTCATCATAGTGACCAGATGAACTCCAGAACTAGGAGGTGGCATAGTAAGAACCGTATGTCCCCAAGTAGAAGAAACTAAAGGATCACTCAGCTTTACTTGGTAGTTTTTAAAATCATCACTAGTAATAAAATTTTCGTATTCAGAATAATACTTAGAAACGAGTTGGATGGTCTCTCCATCGAGGAATTCCTTATCAGAATTTTCAACAATCCGTTCCAATGTTTTGGCAAGATCTTCCTGCACGAGAAGTTCTCCTTCTCGAATGGCTCTGTTATCAATCCCAAAAACTTTTTTCATGGCTAAATTCATATCAGGCCAAGTTTTAGAAATCGCATTTGCCAAATCTCCATAGACAGAAAACCCATTTTTCGCATAACGAATAGCAGGTGCAATTACGGCATTCAGTGGTAACTTTCCATGTTGTTTTTGGATTGCTAAAATCCCTTGCACCGTTCCAGGCACTCCAGCACTATAAGCACCTTTTAAAGTTTTACCAGGAATCACAGAACCGTCTGGATTTAAGTAAAACGAGGAAGTTCCTTTTTTTGGTGAACGTTCTCTAAAGTCATAAGCCCATTTCCCTTTTTGTGGTAAATGAATGATGGCAAAACCTCCACCGAATAAACCCGTGGAATGGGGGCGAAGGACGGAAATGGCAAAACTTGAGGCAGCAAATACATCCACAACATTTCCCCCTTGTTTCCAAACTTCCATTCCTGCCTGTGAGGCCAAAGGATGGTCGGAAGAAATGATGATCTCTTTTCCAGAAAATTCATAACGAGACCGTTTTTCTGCAGAACCTTCAATTTGCGGGATCTGAAGGGCAACCTCTTCTTTTCCAGAAAACGATTCCTTTAAGAAAGGAATCGTCTCACAACTGTTAAACAGGAATAGAAAGAGGAAAAGGAAAGGAAAGGGAAATCGAAAGTTCAATCGAAAATCCCCATTTGCATTTTTGCTTCTTCACTGGCCATGGCCCGAGGTTCCCATTTGGGATTCCAAACCACATGGACAACAGCTTCATTAATTCCATCCACTCGGAGGGCATGGTTTTCGATGTCTTGTTTCATTTGTGGACCGGCAGGGCATGCAAGAGAGGTATAGGTCATGGTAATGTCTGCCTTTTCCCCTTCCACTTTGATATCATAAATCAAACCAAGTTCAATCAGAGAAATGCCAATTTCTGGGTCCTCTACCATACGAACACTGTGGAAAACTTCCCATTCCTTTTCTGTTTCTGGATCACGAATCATAAATACCCTCTTTGCATTTTAATAAGGTCTGCCAAGGAAGCAGGCCACAACGATAACGACCGGGATGATTGCGAAGGACTGTAAAAAAGGATAACTCTTCCTTGTCTTCAATCAAACAAGAATCCTCACCATCCAAAAATTTTTTCCGGTTCTCTAAGTAAGACTGGAATTGGTTCGGATCTAGTTTGGATTTATTTTTAAAAAGAAATCCTGCGGCAGCAGCACAAATGGAACAAGATTCACCACCGAGTCCGAGAATTTGGATGGAATGATTTTTTTCTATCTTGTAATAAATATAAATCTCATCACCACAAAGGGGATTTAGTCCTTTCAATGTTTGGAAAGGGACAGAAGGTTTCTCCCATAACCCGTAAGATTTCCATTTTAGGAAATCTTCGAACTTACTTTCTTGCGACACGACCAAATATCGATTTCACTTTGTCAAT
Encoded here:
- the ggt gene encoding gamma-glutamyltransferase, which codes for MNFRFPFPFLFLFLFLFNSCETIPFLKESFSGKEEVALQIPQIEGSAEKRSRYEFSGKEIIISSDHPLASQAGMEVWKQGGNVVDVFAASSFAISVLRPHSTGLFGGGFAIIHLPQKGKWAYDFRERSPKKGTSSFYLNPDGSVIPGKTLKGAYSAGVPGTVQGILAIQKQHGKLPLNAVIAPAIRYAKNGFSVYGDLANAISKTWPDMNLAMKKVFGIDNRAIREGELLVQEDLAKTLERIVENSDKEFLDGETIQLVSKYYSEYENFITSDDFKNYQVKLSDPLVSSTWGHTVLTMPPPSSGVHLVTMMNLYSEMQKRNTFPKGNVGEMIRITEAMRVAYRDRADLGGDPSFTTVPVSKLLSASYAKEETSEIEKKIVSGSWPESKEEKQKQESYNTTHISILDKDGNAVSTTQSVNGIFGAGQMVPGTGLVLNNTMDDFAVAPGVPNLYGLVGSKANAIEPGKTPLSSMSPTILLDAAGKTKMVIGAPGGSQIPTSIFNTLYRYLIQKESLYESVAYPRIHHQFQPDRIFLDPEIKDSFPQSELPFYQVQYIRHRAKVFAVTREGDRLIGVSDPKGEGVPLGF
- a CDS encoding iron-sulfur cluster assembly scaffold protein, translated to MSQESKFEDFLKWKSYGLWEKPSVPFQTLKGLNPLCGDEIYIYYKIEKNHSIQILGLGGESCSICAAAAGFLFKNKSKLDPNQFQSYLENRKKFLDGEDSCLIEDKEELSFFTVLRNHPGRYRCGLLPWQTLLKCKEGIYDS
- a CDS encoding metal-sulfur cluster assembly factor; its protein translation is MIRDPETEKEWEVFHSVRMVEDPEIGISLIELGLIYDIKVEGEKADITMTYTSLACPAGPQMKQDIENHALRVDGINEAVVHVVWNPKWEPRAMASEEAKMQMGIFD